Proteins encoded in a region of the Elaeis guineensis isolate ETL-2024a chromosome 7, EG11, whole genome shotgun sequence genome:
- the LOC105048583 gene encoding uncharacterized protein isoform X1 — protein MEDKKEQNNGWMSVPAFGDWDLKNGLPDYSLDFSKIREMRKQNKRDISRASLGNEEDLIPSQQHHQSQAQDHRPRTPSADLHRPHHLHPHDNSPTGRKKFMSYFHCCIGA, from the exons ATGGAGGACAAGAAGGAG CAGAACAACGGGTGGATGTCAGTGCCGGCGTTCGGGGACTGGGATCTGAAGAACGGGTTGCCGGATTACTCCTTGGACTTCTCCAAGATCCGCGAGATGCGCAAGCAAAACAAGAGGGATATCTCCCGCGCCAGCCTCGGCaacgaggaggacctcatcccctCCCAACAACACCACCAATCCCAGGCGCAGGACCACCGTCCTCGTACTCCCTCCGCCGATCTCCACCGTCCGCACCACCTCCATCCCCACGACAACTCCCCCACC GGGAGGAAGAAGTTTATGAGCTACTTCCATTGCTGTATAGGAGCATGA
- the LOC105048583 gene encoding uncharacterized protein isoform X2, with amino-acid sequence MEDKKENNGWMSVPAFGDWDLKNGLPDYSLDFSKIREMRKQNKRDISRASLGNEEDLIPSQQHHQSQAQDHRPRTPSADLHRPHHLHPHDNSPTGRKKFMSYFHCCIGA; translated from the exons ATGGAGGACAAGAAGGAG AACAACGGGTGGATGTCAGTGCCGGCGTTCGGGGACTGGGATCTGAAGAACGGGTTGCCGGATTACTCCTTGGACTTCTCCAAGATCCGCGAGATGCGCAAGCAAAACAAGAGGGATATCTCCCGCGCCAGCCTCGGCaacgaggaggacctcatcccctCCCAACAACACCACCAATCCCAGGCGCAGGACCACCGTCCTCGTACTCCCTCCGCCGATCTCCACCGTCCGCACCACCTCCATCCCCACGACAACTCCCCCACC GGGAGGAAGAAGTTTATGAGCTACTTCCATTGCTGTATAGGAGCATGA
- the LOC105048584 gene encoding F-box/kelch-repeat protein SKIP6 — MADFADGSPVGPLIPQLPDDLSVRCIARVPRSSHSALALVSRSWRSLLRSPLFVALRSDLGIAQPFLCLNVRTPTAQSCWYLLDPADRQNPILLPAPRLPAVGSACAALGPTIFVLGGSLHGVPSTAVQLFDARLRRWSLGPRMSAAREFAAAGALGGRIYVIGGCLPPADAWAEALDPASAAWSIVPSPPHLREKWMHGSAVLSGRVLAVADRGGVVYDPAAELPWGSVPAALDLGWRGRAAVVGGILYSYDYLGKIRGYDLGADEWKQVEGVERELPKFLCGATLANLGGLLCLVWEGKRRWRSGSKEMEIEWAGIKVSKTDGGGLRGSIVWSESVSLAVPKGSSVAHCVAVEL, encoded by the coding sequence ATGGCCGATTTCGCCGATGGGTCCCCGGTCGGCCCCCTCATCCCCCAGCTCCCGGACGACCTCTCGGTCCGGTGCATCGCCCGGGTGCCCCGATCCTCTCACTCGGCCCTGGCCCTTGTGTCGCGATCCTGGCGCTCCCTCCTCCGCTCCCCGCTCTTCGTTGCCCTCCGATCCGACCTTGGCATCGCCCAACCCTTCCTCTGCCTCAACGTCCGCACACCGACGGCCCAGTCCTGCTGGTACCTCCTCGACCCCGCAGACCGCCAGAACCCCATCCTCCTACCCGCCCCGCGGCTCCCAGCCGTCGGCTCCGCCTGTGCTGCTCTCGGCCCCACCATCTTCGTCCTTGGTGGCTCCCTCCACGGCGTCCCCTCCACTGCCGTCCAGCTCTTCGACGCCCGCCTCCGCCGCTGGTCCCTCGGCCCCCGCATGTCCGCCGCCCGGGAGTTCGCCGCCGCGGGCGCCCTCGGAGGCCGGATCTACGTCATCGGCGGTTGCCTCCCGCCGGCCGATGCCTGGGCCGAGGCCCTCGACCCCGCCTCCGCCGCTTGGTCCATTGTTCCCAGCCCGCCCCACCTCCGAGAGAAGTGGATGCATGGCAGCGCCGTCCTTTCCGGGAGGGTCCTTGCGGTGGCAGACCGAGGCGGGGTGGTGTACGATCCGGCGGCGGAACTGCCGTGGGGCTCTGTTCCGGCGGCGCTCGACCTCGGGTGGAGGGGGAGGGCGGCGGTCGTGGGAGGGATTCTGTACTCATACGATTACCTAGGGAAGATAAGAGGCTACGATCTGGGGGCCGATGAATGGAAGCAGGTGGAGGGGGTGGAGAGGGAGTTGCCCAAATTCTTGTGCGGCGCCACTCTGGCGAACTTGGGGGGATTGCTCTGCCTTGTATGGGAAGGGAAGAGGAGATGGAGGAGTGGTAGCAAGGAAATGGAGATTGAGTGGGCGGGAATCAAGGTCTCGAAGACTGACGGTGGAGGGCTGCGAGGTTCAATTGTGTGGTCGGAATCTGTCAGTCTGGCAGTCCCAAAGGGGTCCTCTGTTGCTCACTGCGTGGCAGTGGAGTTATGA